The Balneolaceae bacterium genomic interval AATATGTCCATTCAAAACCTTCTATATACAGGTTTACAGGCCATTGTATTGGTTGTAATTATTCTATTGATATTCTTGCGTAATGGCCGCTCTTCACTCATTGTGGCGATCTCCATCCCGATCTCTATCATCACCACATTCAGCATTATGGATATGTCTGATGTGAGCCTGAATATCATTTCACTCTCTGGCCTAACACTCGCAGTAGGTCTTGTTGTAGATAACGCCGTAGTTGTCCTGGAAAACATATTCCGGTTTCGGGAGGAGGGTGCAGATGGTAAAAAATCGGCTATATCCGGGGCCCGGGAAGTTGCCACTCCTGTGGTTGTTTCTACCCTTACTACACTTGTCGTTTTTCTGCCAATTTTATTTGTACCGGGAATTGCAGGCCTTCTCTTTCGAGATATGGCTTTAACAATCTCATTCGCGCTGATTGTTTCCGTACTGGTAGCCATTACTATAATACCCGTACTCAGTTCGAGAATTTTTGATAATACTCTCATCAATGCAGATAAAAAAGATCCGGCAAATAACCTGTTGAAGAAAATTTTGGTTTGGAGGCGGAAAAATCTGTCTACGCGTATTGCAGCTATACCTCTTTTTCTGCTTTATGCTATAGCCTGGCCTTTCTTAAAACTTTGGACGTGGATCGCAAAAGTATCAAAAGAGTTTTTCAGTGAAAGAGTTGCACCAAAATTGAGCAAAGGCCTCGATCGGCTTGAAAATACGTATAAAAATCAACTGGACAGAGCTCTTTCAAGCAGTGGCTGGGTGGTGGCCGGAGCATTTGGCCTGCTCTTTCTATCACTACCTATCTATTATCTGCTTGGCGGGGAATTTTTCCCACAGGTTGATGAAAACTTCATCATTCTTGAAGTGCAACGGGAGCCCGGTGTAAGTCTTCTTGAACTCGAACGAACTATCAAACAGGCCGAACGTATTATCCAGGATGAAGTTCCCGAAGCTCGCTTAATTGTTTCCGACTACGGAGACAAAACCGGCATTGAGGGAGCCGATAATCCCGGCGGTAACCAGGGACGAATTCGTGTTGAACTGTTACCAATTTCAGAAAGATCCCGCTCTCAGATGCAAATTACGGATGAGGTTTTGGAAGAACTTCGAATTGTACCCGGAGCCAACATTCGCGAGGTACGGGAAGATCCGCTTAGCCCCGACGGAGAAACCGGACTTATTGTACAGATTTTTGGATACGATCAAAGTGTGAAGGAAGAGCTGGCCGAAGGAGTGATGAACAAACTCACAGATATTGAAGGGATTGTAAGTGTATTCAGCTCTGCTGACCAGGGACGACCTGAACTACGGGTAGAGATGGACAGAGAGAGAATTTCAAGAGTGGGAATGACTACCTCACAAGTTGCAGACGCTCTCAGTAATGCAGTTCAGGGTGATATTGCCACTACATTTGTTGACCAGGGAATAGAATTTGAGGTACTCGTGGAAACAGCTGCTATCGATAAATCTCAATCCACTGATCTACAAGAACTGCAAATTCAAACACCCAATGGCGGATGGATGCCATTAAAGAACCTTGCCAGTATTCAAAGATATACAGGACCATCCAATATCTTACGGATTAACCAGGAGCGTATGGTTGAGGTTCAGGCCAATTTAGGTGAACTGGATCTGCAAACAGCTACCGACCAGGCACGGCTGCAACTGGAGTCGATGAACTGGCCGACGGGTTACCGGTATGAACTGGGCGGATCGGCCCAGGAACAGCGGGAATCGTTCCAGTTTCTGCTTTATGCATTTATTATCGCCGGAATTCTTACCTATATGGTGATGGCCTCCATGTTTGAGAGTCTTGTTGAGCCATTTATTATTCTTGTTACTATTCCATTGGCTGTAACCGGCGTTCTTCTGATACTCTGGATTACTTCAACACCCGTAAGTGTAACTGCAATGGTGGGGCTTGTTCTGCTAACCGGTATTGTAGTGAATAACGGAATTGTGATGATTGACTACATTAAAATTTTGCAATCTCGCGGGCAATCCAGACACCACGCTATTGTGGAAGGTGCCAGCCGGCGTTTACGTCCTATTTTAATGACGGCCTTTACTACAATCCTTGCAATGGTCCCGCTTGCGCTGCAACTTGGCTCGGGAGCTGAAACCTGGAGCCCAATGGCCCGATCTGTTATCGGGGGTCTTGCCATGTCAACCGTATTGATGCTTTTTGCCGTGCCGTGCATGTATTACATCATCAACAGCTGGGTAGAAAAAGCCGGTTTCGATTCGGTTCACAAAGAAGATCCGCTTAAAGGGTAGTCCAAAATTTTAGGTATAACGTTTAAGGTTGAGTAAAATGAAAAAAATTACCATTACCGAAAAAATTCTGAAACGGCCCGTAACCGCCATCATGATGTCTCTTTTGGTTATTGGATTCGGTGTTTTTTCTCTCTCAAACCTGAAGGTTACACTCTATCCTACCTTTAATATCCCGGTGATGGGCGTATCCGTGAATTATGCTAATGTAGCACCGGAAGATATGCTTCAGCTTGTGGTAAAACCTGTTGAAGCTGCTATTTCGGGAGTTGAAGGTGTAGAAACACTGGAATCGAATGTTAGCCAGGGCAGTACTTTTATGATTTTACGGCTGCAATCGGGTACGGATATTATGGTTACCGAGCAAAAAGTTCGCGAAGCCGTGGAACGTATCCGGTCTGAATTGCCGAATGAAGCCAGCGAACCAATCATTTTTCAATTCGATCCTGATCGATCCCCGGTAATCAGGCTGAGTGTAGAATCGGATGTTCTGGGATTGGACGAACTACGTACACTTGCGGTAGAATTTATTGAACCCCGGTTTGAACGGATTCCCGGAGTTGCTTCGGCAGATACAAGAGGCGGTTTAACCCGAAACGTATATGTAGACCTGAACCAGGAATCTCTTGCCCGGCACAACCTTCTTCCTCAAGATGTATTCCAGGCTATATCTACAAACAACAGCCAAACACCCATCGGAAATCTGGTGGCAAACCGAACCAGCTACAGCATTCGGGCTGAATCGATGTACACCAATATCGAACAAATTGCACAAACAATCGTCACCATAGAAAATGGTATTCCGGTTCGCGTTCGGGATGTTGCCAATGTAGAAGACGGCTACGAAAAGATTGAAAATATTGTAGAGATTAACGGGCGAAACAGTGTGACTGTTGAAGTTCAAAAACAATCCGACGCCAATACGCTGGATGTCACGCAGTCGGTTGTACAAACCATGGGGGATTTTATGTCCGACCTTCCCTCAAGCGTAACAATGCAGGTCTTAAATAATGAGGGTCAGTTCATAGAGGACTCCGTATCAAACCTGGCCCAATCTGCATTAATTGCTCTTGTGGTTGTGGTACTTATTTTGTTGCTCTTTATGGGCGGCTGGAGAATTGCCTTTGTTGTTGCCATGAGTATTCCCGTATCGCTGACAGGTACGTTTGCAGCCATGTATGCACTCGATATAACGCTTAATATTATCTCCATTACCGGATTAGCATTAGCCATCGGCTTACTGGTTGATAACTCAATTGTTGTTTCAGAAAGTATTGCCGCACACCTGGAGGCAGGGAAAGGCCGGTTTGATGCAGCTCTGAGCGGGACAAAAGAGGTGGGGGGTGCACTGCTGGGCTCCACATTAACCACGATTGCCGTATTCGTGCCCATTTTAGGCGTCTCCGGTTTTGCAGGTTCCATAGCGAAAGATCTGGCACTTACAATTTCCATCTCCATTGCATTTTCATTCCTGGCATCTATCATTTTAATCCCTGTACTTGCTTCCCTTCTACTGAAGCGAGAAGAGTTTGTGCAGAAGAGCTTTACTCTCAACTGGATGAAATCTCTCGAGGCTCGTTATATCTCTGTCCTGGAGTGGATTTTAAAGCGTAAATATGTCATCGGCATCACTGTACTGCTGATTATAGGCGGGTCTTATTACCTGTTTACTGATATACAAAAAGAGTTTTTCCCGGCCAGTGACCAGGGTACATTTGAACTCGACGTGGAACTCGCTGCGGGTACCAAACTCGCCCGAACAGCCACCGTACTTAGAGATTTCTCCGATTATCTTTTGGATGATCCGAATGTTCGAACAGTTATCAACAATATTGGGCGTGAAGGATGGAGTACCGAAAGTAACATCGGTAGTTTGAGCATTACCCTGGTTGATAAATCTCAACGTGATCAAACAACAACGGAAATTGCCACAAGATTACAGAATGAACTGGAAGAACCGGAAATAAAAGTCGAAGTAGATAATCTTGGGGGTGGTGCTCCCGGAAGAGGTTTTGGAAATATGGGAATTCGTGTCAGCCTTATTGGTCCCGATATGGACGTTCTTCAGAAGTTAACTCTTCAGCTTGAACAAGCATTAAGCGACGATCCCAATGTGATGTCGGTAAGTAATCCGCGATCACGTCCGGAACCCAAGCTGGTGTATGAAATAAACAAAGAACGAATCAACCGGGCTGGATTTTCTCCTACAAATATTGCCACGCAGCTTGGTATTCAAACACGCGGAAATCGCGCCGGCTATTACAGAGATGAAGGGCGTGAAATTCCCATCATGGTTCAGCTTCAACGCGATCAGTTTCAGAGTAGGGAGGATCTGTTTTCGCTTGAACTCGCCCAATTTGAAGAACAGCGAATACCTGTTCTTGCTCTCGGTGATTTTTCAGTGGAAGAAGGCCTCAGCCGAATCAGCCGGAGAGACCGCGAAACATTACTGGATGTTAGCGTGATGGTTCGCGGGGATATGGAAGAGTATCGGCAAAAAATTATCAATGTTTTGGATAACGAAATCGCCATGCCCGACGGGTATCGGTACGCCTTTACAGGTTCTGTGTTCGATCAGCAGCAAAGCAGCCGGGAATTAATGATAGCAGCCATTTTTGCATTACTGCTCACATATATGGTTATGGCTTCTATTTTCGAAAATTTGCGTGATCCATTTATTGTTATGTTTTCCGTACCATTGGCTTTTTTCGGTTCTCTTATCTTCCTGTTTATGACATCCACATCACTAAGCGTGCCTGCATATATCGGTATTGTTTTACTGATCGGGATTGTGGTGAATAATGGAATTGTACTCGTTGATTTCATTCACCAAAATACACGTGGTAAAGATGATGATATAGACTATCTCAATCTATTTCTTGAGGCTTGTAAACGACGAATGCGACCGATTCTCTTAACCGCGCTTACAACAATCTTCTCAATGATTCCCCTCGCACTTGAATTTGGAGCCGGTTCTGAAACCTGGAGTCCGCTTGCCAGGTCAGTCATTGGAGGACTTGCATTCGCCACAGTATTAACACTTTTTGTTGTTCCCGCCGTGGTTGTATCAATTTCTAAGAAACGAAGAAAGAGTGTGAAAGAGGCGTTTAAGCTTAAAGAATAGGAAAACTAAATCAAATATTTTTGCATCCTAATAGATGTCATCAAACCTCCAAAGAGCTCAAATCCTTGGAGGTTTTTTCTTCAGATTGTTTACTTGTTCCGAAGGTCCTCCTTCGGAACACCACACCGGAAACTCTTACTTCCATTCTTTGAACTGTTCTTTCAAAGAGGCTGTCCAAAAAGAATGTGAGGGAAATAAATTTTTGATTTTTGTCATACCGGACCCCGATCCGGTATCTCCAAACATAGTTAAAGATTGGAGATTCTGAATCGAGTTCAGAATGACATCCTTTTTGGACAGCCTCGAGCTGAAGCTTCCCCAAACGTTCCGAAGCTGGAGCTTGATAGCCGTCTGACCGCTTTGGTACATGTTTAGCGGTTTGAGTCAAACAACCTGACAGAGCACCGTGCTTTTCGGTTCCTGTCAGAGTTGTGGGATAAGGACATCCCCTTCGAAAACTGTCCCACGCGACTCTGGCAGGAGCTATCGCACTCTGCCAGGACGCTAAACAGACACCCGCTTTGAGCGGTCTGACGGCTAATATACTCATTTCTGAATCTCCTTCCGCAGAGTACTTGCGGCGGCTTCAACCTTTTGATGTAGTTTCTCAGCCAACTCTTTTCGGTCCGAAGCCTGAACCGTCTCCTGACTGTAAACTATCCTGCATTCAATTTTTCTGTTTCCTGCAAGTTTAAAAACATGCTTATGAAATGGATCACGTGCCCCGTAAAAACAAACGCTCTCATCTGCAGGAGGATCATCTTTCGATGTACGATATTGAAGCGCAGAAAAGCAGACCGGCATCGATACGGAAGCCGGATAGTCTAACAACGAAGAACGAAATGGCAGTACACGATCGCCACCTGTTGTTGTTCCTTCCGGAAATAGCACAATCCCCTGATCTTTGCTCAAACTTTTCGACAGCAGTTCATTTACACGGGTCACATCTCTCTTCGTTGAACGATCTACAAAAATAACCCCGGTATATTTTACCATTGGCCCTAAAACCGGCCATGATTCCACTGCTTTTTTGGCCACAAATGTACAATTCATATTGATGAACATCGGTACAATATCAATATAGCTCAGATGATTGGAGACGAGCATAAACGGAGCAACCGGCGGGGTACCGCTGACCTGAAATTTGATATTCAAAATTCGGGCTACCGTTCTCCCCCAAAAACCCGTATAGATATTTCTCCAGGCTTCGTAAGATTGACCAAACAACCGCAATAACAGGTAGATAGAAAAATATCCGGCATATGATACCAGCGTAAAAAAGACCAACAGAAATACCTTAACACTTGCCCGAAAATTTCTCATTAAAGATTGTTTAGTAAATTTGAGTTCGATATAAGAATTTAAAAAAAGAGTTTCCCCTCCTTCGTAAGGAGGGGCCAGGGGTGGTTAAACGTTCATTATTCGAATCTGAAAGTTTAATATTGGTTCGGTTCTTTTTCAACCACCCCTAAATCCCCTCCTTGAAAAGGATGGGACTTTATAATTGCCAATTTTTGAGATTTATGTCGAACTCAAATTTATTAGACTTTTTTTAAAAACAGAAAGGCGAAGAAAGCTTTATCCAAAAAACATTTTCCGGGTTTGATCGGATATTGCTTCTACATCAAGAAGAATAACAAAGTGCAACAGGTTGAGATCCCGGTCGTACGAAGGGCCGCCACAAACTGTGCATCCTACATCAATATAGTTTTGAAAGAGCGGGGGAATATCAATCTCATCCGTTCTTGGCATCTCATCATCCCATTCAAGTTTGTACCCATCGCGGGGTTCTATATGATATTCGGGATGAAGAATATTCTCCTTTTCCAGGTATTCCAATGTTTGAAGTGCAACATGCGGTTTTTTCGACTGAAGAGCCGCATATCCAAAGAGATATCGTTTATTAAAATGTTCGAGGTAGCCCGCCAGTCCCTTCCAAAGCAGAAACAGTACCCGCCCGCTGCGATGCTCCTCACTAATGCAGGCACGCCCCACCTCAACGGCGTTTTTCAACACCTTATCGGGAAGAGCCTTCAGCTGGAAACGAGCATTGGTCGTAAATCCCTTTCCAAATTGTGCCTGCTCGTAACTCTGCAACCGATAGGTACCTATAATAGTGTCCGATTCATTGTGAACAACAATCAAATGATGAGCCTGATCATCGTATTTATCTCTGTCAATTCCATTTTCAAATACAAAATTTCGATCCAGCTCTTCTTTAAAAATTTTGTAACGAAGACGTTGCGCCGCTTTTACCTCTTCCTCTGTTTTGGCAAATTTAATTGTATATCTACGACTGGCAACATCTGAGATTACGTGATCCTTAACTAACAAAATGTAAATCCATTATTTAATTGATAATGCACCAAAGTTATTTTAACAATTTTACCGATATTTATGAATCCGGCAAACAATTATCAAAATAAGAACTTTTTGATCCAAGAGAGAGATTAAATGTTCTAAAGAAATCAATTTATAAAATTTATCAAAAAGGGCTTTATATTGTTTCCTTTGCAGATGCCGAATCACAAAATATTTGGTTTAAACTATATTTTTGAAGCTACAGATCTCAGAAAACTCGCTCCTTAAAGATATCAATCTCTACATCATTTTTGGGGTAACCCTTACCTCGGTGATGGGGGTATCGAGTATTGCACCCGCGTTTCCATCTATCGGTCGGTCGCTGGACGTTTCAACGAACCAGATTGGTCTTTTGATTACCTTTTTTACGCTGCCGGGAATAATCTTTACACCCATTTTTGGCATCCTGGCTGATCGATTCAACCGCAAAGTAATTCTTGTGCCTTCCCTGTTTCTGTTTGGAATTGCCGGTACTGCCTGTGCCCTGGCAGACAGTTTCCAACAACTCCTTATGTTCAGAGTTTTCCAGGGCATTGGAAGCGCAGCTCTCGGCGTTCTCAATTTAACTCTTATTGGCGATCTGTATCTTGGTAACGAACGTGCAACCGTTATGGGCTATAATGGAAGTGTGCTGAGCATTGGAACAGCTCTCTATCCCGCAATTGGTGGTGCATTGGCTATTATTGGTTGGTCATACCCCTTTTACCTGAGCCTGCTTGCCATTCCGGTCGGCCTGTTTGCCCTCTTTTTTCTCCGGCAGGATACAAATCAGAACGGACTTGAAATTAAATTTTACCTGAAGGAGGTAAAGTCGGCCCTTTTCTCAAAAACTGTGCTGGCTCTGTTTCTGTGCATGTTTTTTACCTTCATTATGCTGTATGGCGGCTATATTACCTATTTTACTATTTTGCTTGATGAAAAATTTTCCAAAAACTCGTTTGCCATCGGCGCCATTCTTTCCGGGTCATCGCTGGTCACAGCCATCACTTCAGCACAACTTGGAAAACTTACCGAACGATTCAATGAACAAACGCTTATTAAAGCAGCCGCAATACTCTACACTCTAATTTTTTTGATGATTCCATTTGTCGAAAATATTTGGCTTTTTGCCATACCAATTTCACTTTTTGGTGTTGCCCAGGGCATGAATATTCCAAGCATCATGAATCTTCTCACTGGCTATGCCCCAAAAGAGTTTCGTGCTGCCTTTCTCTCCGCAAACTGGATGGTAATGAGACTGGGTCAAGCGATTGGCCCCTATATTCTCGGGCTGGTTTATCTCTATGTAAGCCTGGAGGGTACTTTTTATTTTGCGGCTGTGACAGGAGTACTTTTTATAATTACAAGTTTTGCAACACTGCATGGCGATATTCCTTCCGCCGATGCAGAAGCTACTATAGCCAGTTGAGGCGATCTTCGTTCTGAACCCCGCTTTCCACATACTGCTCGAATATTTCACTGAGATTTGAGTCTTTTTCCAGCTCCCGGCGGCTCTCGGAATCAAGGTAGGCCAGAATTTTTCCTTTATGAAGAATAGCGATATCATCACATAAATTTTCTACTACTTCCAGGATGTGGCTGGTGATAAAAATTGTGGTTCCCTTATTCTTGAGCCTCCTGATGACATTCTTCATCCGCCCGATCGATATTACATCCACACTTTCGAACGGTTCATCCAAAAAGAGCAGCTTAGGTTCCGTAAGAATAGCGGCACAAAATGCCAGTTTTTTCCGGCTGCCTGAGGAAAGCTGTTTCGTTTTTACCTGCGTGAACTCATCAATCTCAAAATACTCCATCAGGGAACTGATTCTTTCATCCAGATCGTGCGTGGAAACGTTATACATGTCGCAAACATAGGTGATGAACTCGTAAGAGGTAAAATTTTCAAACAGCAGCGGCGGCTGCAAAACGGAAGCAACTTTCTTTTTAATCTCCACTTCATTCTGATCGGAATACGGCAGGTTGCCTATTTGAATTGATCCGCTGTCGTAATGAAGTAACCCCGTTAAAATCCCGATCAGTGTACTTTTCCCGGCGCCATTCGGGCCAATCAAGCCAAATATATTCCCGGTTGGCACCTCAAGATTCAATTCTTTCAGAACCGGTTCTTTATCGTACGCTTTCGTAAGATTCTCTATAATTAAAGCTCGTTCCATAATTTCGGTATTACTTTGGCTTGAAACGGTTGGGCCATGGAGTTGATTTTTCGAATAAGTGTAATTCCGAGAATTAAATCTACACAGATCAGTGCCAGAATATGAAACCATATGTATTCTTCAAAAACAAAAAATGTAAAAAGGCCTAATATCATTACGATAAACATAGCACTGAACGACATAGAAATGGGTAACACCGGGTTGGATACCGACATGACACTGACTTCTTCGATCTTCTTATAATTTTCGATGCAACTCGTCATAATATAATGCAGAAACACCAGGCAGATTGTAAG includes:
- a CDS encoding GNAT family N-acyltransferase; amino-acid sequence: MLVKDHVISDVASRRYTIKFAKTEEEVKAAQRLRYKIFKEELDRNFVFENGIDRDKYDDQAHHLIVVHNESDTIIGTYRLQSYEQAQFGKGFTTNARFQLKALPDKVLKNAVEVGRACISEEHRSGRVLFLLWKGLAGYLEHFNKRYLFGYAALQSKKPHVALQTLEYLEKENILHPEYHIEPRDGYKLEWDDEMPRTDEIDIPPLFQNYIDVGCTVCGGPSYDRDLNLLHFVILLDVEAISDQTRKMFFG
- a CDS encoding efflux RND transporter permease subunit, which produces MNNLPKLAVDRPVTFLMISIILVGFGLYGLNNLRLNLYPDVSFPTITVYTTYEGVAPEDIEALITRPVEEQVGSISGVRRVRSLSSQGSSVVKLNFNWGTDLFMAETEVRKRLDMIRRTLPDEVDQPIVFSYDPNDEPVIVLALTSNTRSPRELRTLATRQIEQRIERINGIASAETAGGYDRQINVRLRNDQMRRYNIDIATISSRLQQENVQVPAGELVEGETVFSLRTIGDFRNLDQIKNSIVAITDAGNPVYLNDVANVEDGIAQPIGNVRVQGNEGVILNIYKQSDSNIVTAAGGVAESLDDIRSVIPSDVDLAVLTNRADFINMSIQNLLYTGLQAIVLVVIILLIFLRNGRSSLIVAISIPISIITTFSIMDMSDVSLNIISLSGLTLAVGLVVDNAVVVLENIFRFREEGADGKKSAISGAREVATPVVVSTLTTLVVFLPILFVPGIAGLLFRDMALTISFALIVSVLVAITIIPVLSSRIFDNTLINADKKDPANNLLKKILVWRRKNLSTRIAAIPLFLLYAIAWPFLKLWTWIAKVSKEFFSERVAPKLSKGLDRLENTYKNQLDRALSSSGWVVAGAFGLLFLSLPIYYLLGGEFFPQVDENFIILEVQREPGVSLLELERTIKQAERIIQDEVPEARLIVSDYGDKTGIEGADNPGGNQGRIRVELLPISERSRSQMQITDEVLEELRIVPGANIREVREDPLSPDGETGLIVQIFGYDQSVKEELAEGVMNKLTDIEGIVSVFSSADQGRPELRVEMDRERISRVGMTTSQVADALSNAVQGDIATTFVDQGIEFEVLVETAAIDKSQSTDLQELQIQTPNGGWMPLKNLASIQRYTGPSNILRINQERMVEVQANLGELDLQTATDQARLQLESMNWPTGYRYELGGSAQEQRESFQFLLYAFIIAGILTYMVMASMFESLVEPFIILVTIPLAVTGVLLILWITSTPVSVTAMVGLVLLTGIVVNNGIVMIDYIKILQSRGQSRHHAIVEGASRRLRPILMTAFTTILAMVPLALQLGSGAETWSPMARSVIGGLAMSTVLMLFAVPCMYYIINSWVEKAGFDSVHKEDPLKG
- a CDS encoding MFS transporter — protein: MKLQISENSLLKDINLYIIFGVTLTSVMGVSSIAPAFPSIGRSLDVSTNQIGLLITFFTLPGIIFTPIFGILADRFNRKVILVPSLFLFGIAGTACALADSFQQLLMFRVFQGIGSAALGVLNLTLIGDLYLGNERATVMGYNGSVLSIGTALYPAIGGALAIIGWSYPFYLSLLAIPVGLFALFFLRQDTNQNGLEIKFYLKEVKSALFSKTVLALFLCMFFTFIMLYGGYITYFTILLDEKFSKNSFAIGAILSGSSLVTAITSAQLGKLTERFNEQTLIKAAAILYTLIFLMIPFVENIWLFAIPISLFGVAQGMNIPSIMNLLTGYAPKEFRAAFLSANWMVMRLGQAIGPYILGLVYLYVSLEGTFYFAAVTGVLFIITSFATLHGDIPSADAEATIAS
- a CDS encoding ABC transporter ATP-binding protein, producing the protein MERALIIENLTKAYDKEPVLKELNLEVPTGNIFGLIGPNGAGKSTLIGILTGLLHYDSGSIQIGNLPYSDQNEVEIKKKVASVLQPPLLFENFTSYEFITYVCDMYNVSTHDLDERISSLMEYFEIDEFTQVKTKQLSSGSRKKLAFCAAILTEPKLLFLDEPFESVDVISIGRMKNVIRRLKNKGTTIFITSHILEVVENLCDDIAILHKGKILAYLDSESRRELEKDSNLSEIFEQYVESGVQNEDRLNWL
- a CDS encoding lysophospholipid acyltransferase family protein — translated: MRNFRASVKVFLLVFFTLVSYAGYFSIYLLLRLFGQSYEAWRNIYTGFWGRTVARILNIKFQVSGTPPVAPFMLVSNHLSYIDIVPMFINMNCTFVAKKAVESWPVLGPMVKYTGVIFVDRSTKRDVTRVNELLSKSLSKDQGIVLFPEGTTTGGDRVLPFRSSLLDYPASVSMPVCFSALQYRTSKDDPPADESVCFYGARDPFHKHVFKLAGNRKIECRIVYSQETVQASDRKELAEKLHQKVEAAASTLRKEIQK
- a CDS encoding efflux RND transporter permease subunit, translating into MKKITITEKILKRPVTAIMMSLLVIGFGVFSLSNLKVTLYPTFNIPVMGVSVNYANVAPEDMLQLVVKPVEAAISGVEGVETLESNVSQGSTFMILRLQSGTDIMVTEQKVREAVERIRSELPNEASEPIIFQFDPDRSPVIRLSVESDVLGLDELRTLAVEFIEPRFERIPGVASADTRGGLTRNVYVDLNQESLARHNLLPQDVFQAISTNNSQTPIGNLVANRTSYSIRAESMYTNIEQIAQTIVTIENGIPVRVRDVANVEDGYEKIENIVEINGRNSVTVEVQKQSDANTLDVTQSVVQTMGDFMSDLPSSVTMQVLNNEGQFIEDSVSNLAQSALIALVVVVLILLLFMGGWRIAFVVAMSIPVSLTGTFAAMYALDITLNIISITGLALAIGLLVDNSIVVSESIAAHLEAGKGRFDAALSGTKEVGGALLGSTLTTIAVFVPILGVSGFAGSIAKDLALTISISIAFSFLASIILIPVLASLLLKREEFVQKSFTLNWMKSLEARYISVLEWILKRKYVIGITVLLIIGGSYYLFTDIQKEFFPASDQGTFELDVELAAGTKLARTATVLRDFSDYLLDDPNVRTVINNIGREGWSTESNIGSLSITLVDKSQRDQTTTEIATRLQNELEEPEIKVEVDNLGGGAPGRGFGNMGIRVSLIGPDMDVLQKLTLQLEQALSDDPNVMSVSNPRSRPEPKLVYEINKERINRAGFSPTNIATQLGIQTRGNRAGYYRDEGREIPIMVQLQRDQFQSREDLFSLELAQFEEQRIPVLALGDFSVEEGLSRISRRDRETLLDVSVMVRGDMEEYRQKIINVLDNEIAMPDGYRYAFTGSVFDQQQSSRELMIAAIFALLLTYMVMASIFENLRDPFIVMFSVPLAFFGSLIFLFMTSTSLSVPAYIGIVLLIGIVVNNGIVLVDFIHQNTRGKDDDIDYLNLFLEACKRRMRPILLTALTTIFSMIPLALEFGAGSETWSPLARSVIGGLAFATVLTLFVVPAVVVSISKKRRKSVKEAFKLKE